The Phormidium yuhuli AB48 DNA window TCCTCAGTGATCCCCACTTGCAACCGGGCGAGTTTCCCTTCGATTTGATCGTGCTAGACCTGATGCTGCCCCAAGTCAATGGCCTCGATCTGTGTCGGTTGTTACGACAACAGGGAAATCCGGTGCCAATCTTAATTTTAAGCGCTAAAGGCAGTGAAACCGATCGCGTCTTGGGCTTGGAAGTGGGGGCCGATGATTATCTCACCAAACCCTTCAGTATGCGGGAGTTGGTGGCTCGTTGTCGGGCCCTGTTACGTCGTCACCATTACAACGTGGTCAACAAGCCCTTGCGCTTTGAGTTTGGGGATATTATCCTCTATCCTCAACAATGCCGGGTCTTGCTACGGGGGGAAGAAATCAATCTGGCCCCGAAAGAGTTTCGTCTGTTGGAACTATTCATGAAGTCTCCCCGGCGGGTTTGGTCCCGAGAACAACTGCTTGATCGGGTGTGGGGCTTTGATTTCATGGGGGATAGTAAAACCGTGGATGTGCATATTCGTTGGCTGCGGGAAAAACTAGAAGCCGATCCCAGTCATCCTGAATACATCATTACTGTCCGGGGCTTCGGCTATCGTTTAGGTTAAGAGTCGATTAAGATACAAGAGGTGCCTCGACAGCGGCAAAACGAGGAACGTAGCCCACGACGCTGGGTGAGGAGTCAATCATGTGGGTGGTGGCATTTCTACTAGGATTCATGATTGGGGGTGGGATTTTTGCCTGGCGTGAACAACTCCAGCGTCGTCATTGGCATCGCTTACTAACTCAGGTTCCAGAGGATGTGACTGAGAAAAGTCTCTCGGTTCAATCCCAGATGCGTCAGGCACTAACCCACCTGAGTCAAGTCCATGAAGAGGCTCAGGTGCAACTCCGGATGTATGAGGTCATCCTTGAGTTGGCCCCCATTGGCTATGTGCAAGTCGATAATGAAAATCATCCCTTAATTTTTAATCGTCAAGCCCGTTCGCTGCTGAAAGTGTCCGATTGGGATCCAGGGGGCGATCGCCTCTTTTTGGAGGTGGTGCGTTCCTATGAATTGGATTTGCTAATTCAACAAACTCGCAATTATCAACGGTCCTCTTATCAGGAATGGCAGTTTTTTCCCCAGGCCGCTGATGCAGCGCAAATCAGTAGTCAAAATCCCCAAACCCTGAGGGCCTATGGCTTACCCTTAGCCGATGGTGATGTGGGTATCTTTCTCGAAGATCGGCAAATGCTCGTGGAGTTAAGCCAATCCCGCGATCGCTGGATGTCGGATTTAGCCCATGAACTGCGAACCCCCTTAACCTCTATTCAGCTCGTCGTTGAAACCCTCGTCGATCGCCTTGAGGGTCCCATGAAGGGATGGGTGGAGCGTTTACTCCCGGAAACCCAACGGCTCGTGACCTTAGTTCAAGATTGGCTGGAATTAAGTCATCTGGAAAATCAAGAAACCCTGACAACCGAACCCCTGCATTTACAGGGGTTGATTGAGTCAGTTTGGCAAACCTTGGAGCCGTTAGCAGTCCAAAAACAGGTAACCTTCCACTACCGAGAACTGGAGACGGACGGGGAGCCATTCTGGGTGGAGGGAGACAGTTCCCGGCTCTATCGGGTATTTCTGAATGTATTGGATAATGCCATTCGCTACAGTCCGCCTGGAGGGACAATTCACGTCCAGGCCCAGCGTTGTGCTGATCTCAATCAGGGGGACCGGGTGCAGCTTGAGATTGTGGATGAGGGGGAAGGCTTCGCCAGTGCAGATTTACCCCATATCTTTGAACGGCTCTATCGCGGAGACCCGGGACGAGGGCGCAGTCCTGATGCTGGTATCACGGGAGAGGTCATGACCTCCACGGGGAGCGGTTTAGGGTTGGCGATCGTGCAGCAGATTATCCTAGCGCATCAGGGAACTATTGAAGCGAGCAATCACCCCCAAACGGGGGGGGCGTGCTTAACCCTGAACTTACCTCGGGCCATCCCCAGTTCGAGAGAGGGGTCTGGCCCCTAGGGCTTGGGTAAAGCGATCATAAAATTACGATTAAATCTTCGGCAAATTCGCTCATTTTAGGCTAAGTGGCTCTCCGTTTCGCGCCAATTTTGAGAAAGTTGTCCCACAATGGGAGAGAAACTATAGGAGCCAAGGCGATAGTGCAACGGGTGAACACCTCTAAACTCAACTCCAGTCGTCAACAGTTTGAACGAGAACTCAAGCGCCTCCGTCAAGATGTGTTGCGGATGGGCGCTCTTGTGGAAAATTCCTGTCGTCTCAGCCATCAGGCATTGTTTCATCGGGATTTGGCAGCAGCCGATGTCCTCAAGCCTCTCGATAAGCAGATTGATCACTTCTATCGTCAAATTGAAGCCGATAGTATTATGTTGCTGACCCTGCAAGGCCCGGTGGCCCAGGATTGTCGAGTCTTAGGGGCGTTTATGCAGTTAGTACGGGACCTAGAACGAATTGGGGATTATGCTAAGGATTTAGGGGAGATTGCCGTCAAGTTATTTCCCTATCCACCCTTGGCTTGTATGCCTGATGTGGAACGGATGTCCCATGAGACCCAAGCAATGTTAGGCATGAGTTTGATAGCTCTGGTGGAGCTTAATCCCGAGGCGGGGACTCAGATGAAGGAGAAGGACACCACTGTTGATGATGCCTACGATCGCCTCTATCGCCATCTCGCTAGCCAATCTAACTATCGCGGTGTGTTGGAGCCGGTTCTCTTGGTCACCTTAGCCATTCGCCACCTGGAACGGATGGCGGACCATGCCACCAATATCGGTCAGCGGGTGACGTATATTGTCACGGGACGGCGAGGCTGAGGTGTGGTTAACGAGTTAGGACGAGGTTATCTCGGTGGATGACGGTGTCAGGACTGCGTTCGCGAAGCGTGCGAGACTCGCCATCGCGAAGGGTGCGGGACTCGCCATCGCCCAAAATCCGAGAGATATCCTCGGACTGAACGCCGCAGATTCGTTCTAAGTCGTCGCTAGGATAGTTCACCAGGCCCCGTCCGAGTTCCTTGCCCCTTTCGTCACAGAGAATGACAGCATCATTGGCCTGAAATTTGCCCCGAACGGCGGTTAATCCGGCGGCGAGGAGGGATTTGCCCCCCTGACAGATGGCGGTGACGGCTCCGGCATCGAGGAGCAGTTGTCCCTGGGGGACTAGGCCAAAGGCAATCCAGCGTTTGCGGGCGTTTTCCGGTTTGGCGTGGGGGACAAAGTGGGTACCGATGTCTGCCCCCTCAAGGATAGCTAGGACATTTTCGGGGGTTTTGCCGGCAGTGATGACGGTACGCACGCCGCTATCGCTAGCAATGCGAGCAGCGGCAATTTTGGTTTGCATTCCCCCAGTTCCCCAAGCACTGCCGGCATTGCCTACCTCCAGGTTGAGAAGTTCATTGAGATGCTTGACTTTTTTGATGGGTTGTGCATCGGGGTTGCGATTGG harbors:
- the proB gene encoding glutamate 5-kinase, with product MSQTLVLKIGTSSLTQPDSGDLALSTLARLVETLTQLRRQGHRLVLVSSGAVGVGCARLGLSDRPRRLATKQAVAAVGQGRLMRVYDDLFTSLQQPIAQILLTRKDLVQRSSYVNAYNTFQELLKLGVIPIVNENDTIATEELKFGDNDTLSALVASLVEADWLFLLTDVDRLYSADPNRNPDAQPIKKVKHLNELLNLEVGNAGSAWGTGGMQTKIAAARIASDSGVRTVITAGKTPENVLAILEGADIGTHFVPHAKPENARKRWIAFGLVPQGQLLLDAGAVTAICQGGKSLLAAGLTAVRGKFQANDAVILCDERGKELGRGLVNYPSDDLERICGVQSEDISRILGDGESRTLRDGESRTLRERSPDTVIHRDNLVLTR
- the phoU gene encoding phosphate signaling complex protein PhoU, encoding MQRVNTSKLNSSRQQFERELKRLRQDVLRMGALVENSCRLSHQALFHRDLAAADVLKPLDKQIDHFYRQIEADSIMLLTLQGPVAQDCRVLGAFMQLVRDLERIGDYAKDLGEIAVKLFPYPPLACMPDVERMSHETQAMLGMSLIALVELNPEAGTQMKEKDTTVDDAYDRLYRHLASQSNYRGVLEPVLLVTLAIRHLERMADHATNIGQRVTYIVTGRRG
- a CDS encoding sensor histidine kinase, encoding MWVVAFLLGFMIGGGIFAWREQLQRRHWHRLLTQVPEDVTEKSLSVQSQMRQALTHLSQVHEEAQVQLRMYEVILELAPIGYVQVDNENHPLIFNRQARSLLKVSDWDPGGDRLFLEVVRSYELDLLIQQTRNYQRSSYQEWQFFPQAADAAQISSQNPQTLRAYGLPLADGDVGIFLEDRQMLVELSQSRDRWMSDLAHELRTPLTSIQLVVETLVDRLEGPMKGWVERLLPETQRLVTLVQDWLELSHLENQETLTTEPLHLQGLIESVWQTLEPLAVQKQVTFHYRELETDGEPFWVEGDSSRLYRVFLNVLDNAIRYSPPGGTIHVQAQRCADLNQGDRVQLEIVDEGEGFASADLPHIFERLYRGDPGRGRSPDAGITGEVMTSTGSGLGLAIVQQIILAHQGTIEASNHPQTGGACLTLNLPRAIPSSREGSGP
- a CDS encoding response regulator transcription factor, with the translated sequence MLSIESRPYTDPPQLGQPQRLLIVEDEQLIREMVTLALEDEGYQVQTAADGQTALAILSDPHLQPGEFPFDLIVLDLMLPQVNGLDLCRLLRQQGNPVPILILSAKGSETDRVLGLEVGADDYLTKPFSMRELVARCRALLRRHHYNVVNKPLRFEFGDIILYPQQCRVLLRGEEINLAPKEFRLLELFMKSPRRVWSREQLLDRVWGFDFMGDSKTVDVHIRWLREKLEADPSHPEYIITVRGFGYRLG